Proteins from a genomic interval of Candidatus Methylomirabilota bacterium:
- a CDS encoding farnesyl diphosphate synthase: protein MSFDLDAYMKERLAAVDAALDVFLPPETQRPETLHKAMRYSVFAGGKRLRPILVMAGAEAVGGAAEQVIPTACAMELIHTYSLVHDDLPAMDNDDFRRGVPTNHKVFGEATAILAGDALLTLAFRLVADNVRQTNRSALEVVVDIADAAGHGGMVAGQVADLEAEGRQVGAETVDYIHTHKTGALIRTSLRVGARLCGATAEQVHTLSVAGADLGLAFQIVDDILDVVASSEELGKTAGKDQIQQKATYPAIHGLEASRARARDLIDEADAALAALGPRAEPIRALGRFILERKA, encoded by the coding sequence ATGAGCTTCGATCTCGACGCGTACATGAAGGAGCGCCTGGCCGCGGTCGACGCCGCCCTCGACGTCTTCCTGCCCCCCGAGACCCAGCGGCCGGAGACCCTGCACAAGGCGATGCGCTACAGCGTGTTCGCGGGCGGCAAGCGGCTCCGGCCGATCCTGGTGATGGCCGGCGCGGAGGCGGTGGGCGGCGCGGCCGAGCAGGTGATACCGACGGCCTGCGCGATGGAGCTGATCCACACGTATTCGCTCGTGCACGACGACCTGCCCGCGATGGACAACGACGACTTCCGCCGCGGCGTCCCCACCAACCACAAGGTCTTCGGCGAGGCCACCGCGATCCTCGCGGGCGACGCGCTGCTGACCCTCGCCTTCCGCCTGGTCGCCGACAACGTGCGCCAGACCAACCGGAGCGCGCTGGAGGTCGTCGTGGACATCGCGGACGCGGCCGGCCACGGCGGCATGGTGGCCGGCCAGGTCGCCGACCTCGAGGCCGAAGGCCGGCAGGTCGGCGCCGAGACGGTGGATTACATCCACACCCACAAGACCGGCGCGCTCATCCGCACGTCGCTGCGCGTGGGCGCGCGGCTCTGCGGCGCGACCGCCGAGCAGGTGCACACCCTCAGCGTGGCGGGCGCCGACCTCGGGCTGGCGTTCCAGATCGTCGACGACATCCTCGACGTGGTGGCCAGCTCGGAAGAGCTGGGCAAGACCGCGGGCAAGGACCAGATCCAGCAGAAGGCGACCTATCCCGCCATCCACGGCCTCGAGGCCTCCCGGGCCCGCGCGCGGGACCTCATCGACGAGGCCGACGCGGCGCTGGCCGCGCTGGGGCCCCGGGCCGAGCCCATTCGCGCCCTCGGGCGCTTCATCCTCGAGCGGAAGGCCTGA